The nucleotide sequence CGAGCGGGCCGAGTACACGATCCGCGACGAAGGCCCCGGGTTTGCCGCTTCGACGATTCCCGATCCCTCGGACCCGGTGAGCCTCGAACGCGAGAGTGGCCGCGGACTGATCCTGATGCGCACGTTCATGGACGAAGTGCGTTTCAACCACAAGGGGAACGAAGTAACGCTCGTCAAGGAGCGAGAGAACTGAGCTGACGGCTCAAAAGCCTCCCGGCGCTCCCAGGGGCGCACGGATGCCGTTCAATCCCCCTTCTTTTTGCAGCACGTTCGTAAAGAACGACAAGGCATCCGCCAGAAACGTCTTGACGCTGTCGGCCTCGTCGTTCGATTGCCAACCGAGCGAGCCGAGCGAGCCGGTCGCCATGATGTCGGGCACCCGGAGCAGTTGCCGGTGGCGCCCACGGTCGGCGCGCTGCAGCGTGCGATCGCGGCGGTTGAGCGAGGCAGCCCCCCAGGCCATCATGATCTTCGCCTCGCCGCGGAAGAAATCTTCGCGCTGACCGCCCTGGGGAATCTCGTGGTAGTTCCGGGCCTTTTCGAGCAGCCACAGCCGGGTCAGCTCGGCAAAGTTCGCTTGCGTTTGCTCCCAGGCCTCGTCATCGAGCGATTCGATCCGGTTCCGCCAGGCCACGCCACGCGCGAATTCGGCTTCGAGCCGGCGCACGACGCGCATCCGCTTTTCGACCGGCTCGCTCAGCAAACTGGCCGTCGAGACGAGCGTAAACAGATCGGAGTTCGCGTCGAGTTGCGGCTCGTGCAGTCCATGGCGCGCGACATAGACGGCCGAGGCCACCGAAATCGACGTCAGCACGGCGAGCGCCGCGAGCGTTAGAACTTCACGCAGACGAGAAATCAACGTTCCTTCTCCGGTAATCGGACTTTTTGCCCCCCTCAGTCGTTCGTACCTTACTTGTTCTGCTGTTGAGACATCGCCTTGATGCGACGCGACATCTCTTCTTCCGAGACGTCTTCCTGGTGCGTGCCGATCCACCACAAGATGCCGGTCGGATCCTTCACCCCGGCGTTGCGATCGCCGTAGAACTGATCGGCCGGCTCCATGACCGTCTCGGCGCCAGCGGCAATCGCCTTCTGATAGGTGGCGTCGGTATCGGGCACGTAAAGATAAATCATGGCGGGCAACGGGGGCCACTCGTCGCGGGCCTCGCCGATCATGATCCGTGAATCGCCGACCTTCATATCCGCGTGCATCACCGAGCCGTCGGGATGGCGCGTCAGGCTCATCTCTTGGGCGTCGAAGGCCTGCTTCATGAACGCCAACAGCTTCGGCACCCCCGACACGATCAAATAGGGCGTGACGGTGTGATATCCGTCAGGAATCGGCTTGACGGCCATGATCGTGGCTCCGCAAGAGAGAACGTGTAAGTGGGTCCGCTGCGCCCTGCATTGTACGTCGAGTCACGGTTGGCGGGTAAGTCGCGCGGGACCAAATTTCTCGGCAGTCTGTCGAGTCCTGGACCGCGATCGGGTTCCAAAAATGCCGAGAATTTGACGGGACACACGGAGCCGAGTGTAATTGACCGCGCCCAACACTTGGAGAACACCAGCATGTCCGTTGCCGAACGTCCGCCTGCCTCTTCCGACGCCCCCGCCAGTCAGCATTTTCTCTTCGGTCCGGAACACGAGCAGTTTCGCCGCACGATTCGCCAGTTCGTGGCGCGCGAAATCAATCCGCACGCCGACGAATGGGAGGCCGCGTGCCGATTTCCGAAATCGCTCTTCTTGCGCGGCGGAGAGCTGGGCTTTTTTGGGCATTGCGTGCCCGAGCAGTATGGCGGGCTCGGCGCCGATGTCCGCATGGCGATCGTCCTGGCCGAGGAACTTTCTCACGCCCACACGAGCGGTCCGCCGATGGGCTTCGGCGCGCACAGCGAAATCGCCATGCCGCATATGGTGCGTTTTGGTACGGAGGCGCAGAAGTCGCGTTATCTGCCCGACCTGTGCGCGGGGCGCAAGGTGGCGGCTCTGGGCATTACCGAACCCGGCGCCGGGTCGAATGTGGCGGGCATGCAAACAACCGCCACGCTCGAAGGGGAGCACTGGGTGCTGCGCGGGTCGAAGATCTTTATCACCAACGCCATTCACGCCGACCTGTACTGCATTTCGGCCAAGACCGATCCCGCCGCCGGCCACCGCGGTATCAGCATGTTCCTGGTGGAACGTTCGGCGCCGGGATTCGTCGTCGAGGAATTGAAAGGCAAGCTCGGCCGGCGCGCCTCGGACACGGGACTGCTCACCTTCGATGAGTGCCGCATTCCGGCCGATGCCCTGCTCGGCGAGTTGAACCGTGGCTTCTACCAGATCATGAGCTGCTTCGAGAACGAGCGGCTCGTCATCGCGGCCGGGGCCGTGGGCGCCGCCGAGGCCGCGCTGGGGAATACCGTGGCCTACGCGCAGCAGCGCCCCTTCGGCTTCGGACACCTTTCGGACATGCAGGTGACCAAGCAGCGTCTGGCCCGCAGCTACATGGATCTCGAAGCGGCACGCTCGCTGCTCTATACGACGGCGTGGCGTGTCGTGCGAGGCATGCCGAGCCTGAAAGAGGTCTCGATGGCCAAGGCGTTCGCCTCGGAAGCGGCCTTCCGCATCATCGACGACTGCTTGCAGCTACACGGGGGCTACGGCTACTTCAACGAGTATCTGATCGAGCGCGCCTATCGAGATATTCGGCTCGACCGCATCGGCGGCGGCGCCACCGAGGTGATGCTCGAGATCATCGCCAAGCAGATGAAGATCTAGCGCGCGGCGGGCAGAAGAATCACACGAGCCATCGCATCACAACCCGAAGCGTGAGCGAGGGAACACTTTGCTCGACGTTCTTTGCAGGAATTCCCTCGCTTACGCTTCGGGTTGTGATGCGCGGGGGCCGGCCCACAGATCGTCGGAAGAGTGAAGAGTATTGTCCCCAAAGCAAAGCTCTCCCGGCAAGGCTGGGTGAGCGCACGGCCCCCTTGTCACGGCCTGGGGAATATTAAAAGTCGTACCAGAAGCCGCCGCCGATTTGCTGTTCGAACTGGTCGAAGAACTCGTATTGGCGACTCTTGCCGTTGTAATACTCGAAGCCGATGCGGAAGATGCGCCCCGGGCCGGCACTGCGCCAGGCCCAGCCCGTCTGCACGACGAGGTTGCCGCTGAAGTTGTTCTCTTCGCGGACATGAGCATTCAGGGCGAGGAAGGGCTCGCCGCGAAATCCGGTGGGCGTGGCGGGGGCCCAGTCGAACCCGGTCTGAAATTCCCACGGCTTGGCGCCCCCATCGGTGTTGAAGGCCCAATCGGCCTCGATGTATAGGCGTAACTTGGGAGTCCAGTAATAGCCGATGCCCAGCATCCACGCATCGCGAACGTAATTGATGCGGCGAATGTTGGGATAGCGGATGATCGTCTCGTCTCCCAGGTGGGCGCTGAGATGGTAGTAGCCCGTCTTCCACTGGAAGCCATCTTCGAGATGCGTCAGGACGCAGCCGGCGCGGTAGTCGGTGCCGACCATGTCCATCTCGTGGTCGGGGTCCATTCGCAGGATGGCGGCGCCTTCGGCGTCGAGCTGGTAGCCCTCGGGGTCGGTCTCGTTGCGGTTGCCGTAGCGCAGAATGCCGACGCGCGCCCCGAGCGTCGAATCCCACAAGGCATCTTGTCCGCTCGTATGGCTGAAGAAGGTGCCCATGCGGGGCTCGCGCGTGCCAGCCAGGTAGGAGCGATAAAGCAAGGCCTGCGGCAGCACGACCCAGCCCCAAGGATCGTCGTCGCCGCGATAGCCTCGCTCGAAGCGCGGCTCGTAGTCGTGTACCTCGGCCGAACCGTAGGTGGTCTGGCTCATGACCGGCCCGTAGCTCGACGCGGTGGCTTGTGGCCCGTTCGAGCCCGGGCCAAGCGACGATTGCGGTGCGAGTTCGGGACCGAACCAGCTTCCGTTGACGCCGCTGTCGTCGATCTGTACCGACGGCACGTGCGGTTCGACAGGCTCGGCCGCGTAGACCGAATCGGGCGATGGCGCGGCATCGTACCACTCGGCCGATTCCGCCGGGCGCATGATCGCCGAGGGATCGGCGTGCGGCAGCCGCGCGAGCTGCGCCGCGCTGGGCAAGGCGTAGAGCGCCACGAGCGCCAAGGCGAGCAGTACGCCCGGCAGCAGGCGCGCGCGGGCGAACAGGGCCCTGCGGCTTGCGTTCGGCACTCGGATCCACGCCATGGATGCTTCTCGGGGGGCTGCGCTGCGGGGGCGCGGCCTGGTGATAGGGTCTGCGTCCGGCGACCAAAGGGGCACATCGGCAGCGTCACCGGCAATCGCACCACACGCGCGGTGGGTGCAATCGGTCCTATCGTTCTTATCGGCAGGCGCCGCCAACTCGTGCGGCTTCCCCGGGGTGATGTTCCCCCGCGCGGCGGCGGATCGCATGAAGAGAGGCGCTTCGGGCAGAGTTTGCGGGCGCCTCTGCGGTTGCTAGCGTCATGCCAGCAGTTCTGGCACCACATTTCCGGCGGGGACCAGGCGGAACGGGCGACCGAGCGAGTCGTGGATTTCGCTCGCCGGTGAAATGCCCAATTGGTGGTAGATCGTCGAGATGATATCGCCGGGCACGAGAGGATCGCGGGCCGGAAAGGCCCCGATGCGATCGCTGGCGCCATGGACGTACCCCCCGCGGAAGCCGCCCCCGGCGAGCATCAGAGAATAGCACCAGTTCCAGTGATCGCGGCCACCGTTGTTGGCGTTGATCTTCGGCGAACGGCCAAAATCTCCCAGCACCGCCACGATCGTGCGATCGAGCAGCCCGCGCGCGGCGAGATCGCCGATCAGGCTCGTGCAGGCGGCATCGAACTGCGGCAGCAGCGTGCTCTTGAGCGATTGAAAGTTGCTGCCGTGCGTGTCCCAGGTGGCGTTGGCATCGGGCGCCCAAGAGATGTTGACGAGCCGGGTGCCTGCCTCGATCAGTCGCCGTGCCAGCAGCACGCTTTGACCATAGATATTGCGACCGTACGAGTCGCGCACCGCGTCGGTCTCTTCCGAGAGGCGGAACGCGCGCTGTGTGTCGGGGGAGGTGAGCAGGTCGAGGGCCCGATGCTGCATGCGATCCATGGCATCGAGGGTCTCGCGCAGGGGCATGGCCTCGCGTTCGCGATCCAAGCCATCGAACAGCGCACGGCGCGCGGCGAGCCGCTCGAGCGAGACATCGGCCGAGAGGGTGAGTTCGGGCACACCGAAGTCGGCGGCGTTCGGATCGCGCAGCACGAAGAGGGGATCGTAGGCGCGCCCCAGGATGCCGCCGAAGAAGCCCGGTTGCGGCGGCCCCCCGGCCCCTTCTTTCGTGATGTAGGGCAGCGTCACGTGCGGCACGATGGTGCGCTCGGGGGGGCGGCGCAGGGCCAACACCGAGCCGGGCGAAGGATGATCGGTAGGGAGAGTGCCCCCGCCGATCTCGCCCCGATCGTGTCCGGTGAGGGACGTATAGACCGCCGCGGCGTGCGCGTTGTTCACACTGTGATGCATCGAACGGACGATGGTCGCCCGGTGGATCTCGGTGGCCAGACGGGGCAGATGTTCGGACAATTGCACGCCGGCCAGCGACGTGCTGATCGGGTTGAATTCGCCCCGAATACCGTCTGGCGCATGGGGCTTCATGTCCCACATATCGAGATGGCTGGGCCCACCGTTCAAGAAGATGATGATGCACGAGTCCGCGCGCGGCGCGAGGCCGGACTCGGCCGCCTTGGCCTGCGCCGCCAACAGACGCGGCAACGTAATGCCAGCCAGGCCCAGTCCCCCCACTTCCAGCATGCGACGGCGCGTCAAACGCGGTGCGTTGGTCGGACCAGCCAGACGGTCGTCACGTCGGGGCATCGCAAGGTTCGCTGTTTCGGCGTCACGGAAGGGACAGCGTCCGGCCAGATAGTCCAGCCGTGTCGAGTGTAACGGTCACGCGAGCGGGGGGCAAATCTCGCGGCGGGCGGGGGCGATTCGAGTGGGGTGAGTTGTGGCCGTTCGGAAGTAGAATGGCACGTTCCCGTACTTCGCAGTCCACGTTTGTCTTACGG is from Pirellulales bacterium and encodes:
- a CDS encoding VOC family protein, whose protein sequence is MAVKPIPDGYHTVTPYLIVSGVPKLLAFMKQAFDAQEMSLTRHPDGSVMHADMKVGDSRIMIGEARDEWPPLPAMIYLYVPDTDATYQKAIAAGAETVMEPADQFYGDRNAGVKDPTGILWWIGTHQEDVSEEEMSRRIKAMSQQQNK
- a CDS encoding acyl-CoA dehydrogenase family protein is translated as MSVAERPPASSDAPASQHFLFGPEHEQFRRTIRQFVAREINPHADEWEAACRFPKSLFLRGGELGFFGHCVPEQYGGLGADVRMAIVLAEELSHAHTSGPPMGFGAHSEIAMPHMVRFGTEAQKSRYLPDLCAGRKVAALGITEPGAGSNVAGMQTTATLEGEHWVLRGSKIFITNAIHADLYCISAKTDPAAGHRGISMFLVERSAPGFVVEELKGKLGRRASDTGLLTFDECRIPADALLGELNRGFYQIMSCFENERLVIAAGAVGAAEAALGNTVAYAQQRPFGFGHLSDMQVTKQRLARSYMDLEAARSLLYTTAWRVVRGMPSLKEVSMAKAFASEAAFRIIDDCLQLHGGYGYFNEYLIERAYRDIRLDRIGGGATEVMLEIIAKQMKI
- a CDS encoding DUF1207 domain-containing protein, with protein sequence MAWIRVPNASRRALFARARLLPGVLLALALVALYALPSAAQLARLPHADPSAIMRPAESAEWYDAAPSPDSVYAAEPVEPHVPSVQIDDSGVNGSWFGPELAPQSSLGPGSNGPQATASSYGPVMSQTTYGSAEVHDYEPRFERGYRGDDDPWGWVVLPQALLYRSYLAGTREPRMGTFFSHTSGQDALWDSTLGARVGILRYGNRNETDPEGYQLDAEGAAILRMDPDHEMDMVGTDYRAGCVLTHLEDGFQWKTGYYHLSAHLGDETIIRYPNIRRINYVRDAWMLGIGYYWTPKLRLYIEADWAFNTDGGAKPWEFQTGFDWAPATPTGFRGEPFLALNAHVREENNFSGNLVVQTGWAWRSAGPGRIFRIGFEYYNGKSRQYEFFDQFEQQIGGGFWYDF
- a CDS encoding DUF1501 domain-containing protein; translation: MPRRDDRLAGPTNAPRLTRRRMLEVGGLGLAGITLPRLLAAQAKAAESGLAPRADSCIIIFLNGGPSHLDMWDMKPHAPDGIRGEFNPISTSLAGVQLSEHLPRLATEIHRATIVRSMHHSVNNAHAAAVYTSLTGHDRGEIGGGTLPTDHPSPGSVLALRRPPERTIVPHVTLPYITKEGAGGPPQPGFFGGILGRAYDPLFVLRDPNAADFGVPELTLSADVSLERLAARRALFDGLDREREAMPLRETLDAMDRMQHRALDLLTSPDTQRAFRLSEETDAVRDSYGRNIYGQSVLLARRLIEAGTRLVNISWAPDANATWDTHGSNFQSLKSTLLPQFDAACTSLIGDLAARGLLDRTIVAVLGDFGRSPKINANNGGRDHWNWCYSLMLAGGGFRGGYVHGASDRIGAFPARDPLVPGDIISTIYHQLGISPASEIHDSLGRPFRLVPAGNVVPELLA